A window of Glycine soja cultivar W05 chromosome 2, ASM419377v2, whole genome shotgun sequence genomic DNA:
GGCGGGAACAAGACAACTCACGTACGCGTTCTCCCCGGAGCTGAATCTCAACAGCGCCGCCAAAAGCTTGTTTGCAAGGGCCTTCAACAGGTGGACGCAAGTGGTGAACATTGCATTCTACGAAATAGCATCATCATCGTATCAAACGGCAAACATTAAGATTGCGTTCCTTAGTGGGGACCACAATGATGGGCTTCCTTTTGATGGGCCGCTTGGGGAGTGGACCCATGCATTCGCTCCCACCAACGGGTGGTGCCACTTCGACGCCGACGAGTACTGGGTGGCGTCCGGTGACGTCACGCAATCGCCGGTGGCGCGTGCGGTTGACCTTGAATCCATAGCAGTGCACGAGATTGGACACTTGCTAGGGTTACACCACTCGTCGGATCAGAGAGCCATCATGTATGCTTATTTACCACCTCGTACTAGGAAGGTCAATCTGGCGCAAGATGATATAAATGGGATTCGACACCTCTATGGTCTCTAGATGCTCCTCAATGAGCAtgaataagaatatatataacatattggtcatacaataaataatatatagccAACGCCCTAAGATGCTTAATTGGCTGATGCATGATTATGAATAAATGGGACAAATTTACCTTTATCTGATCTAtattctctatatatataaacagtTTAATATTTACATGAAGAATAAGTAATTCCTCTTTATTGATCACTCCtgcaagaatatatataaacagTTTAATATTTACATGAAGAATAAGTAATTCCTCTTTATTGATCACTCCTGCAAGAATATATCGTTGATATAAATTTATCTTTCTATTTATGAGTTTAAAACAACACTAATTATAAACCCTTCATTTCTTATCTCTACTtagtttcttaaatattttactaattaataaatcataaatgaaaaaaaattaaaagttcacACAAAAATGGCGTATCagagaaattttatatatgcattgcatatttatattattcttaACTACAGTAGCTTATATGTCCGCTATGAGCCTAAATGGGGGTTGCATCCAACATGTGAATATGTTCAatctaattacattttttagatTAGTTTGAATTCTTTTTAGTGCATCGAATTAGAATTATATTAGATAACAGGTTCATGAGTTTCAACTTTGATTAAATCCAACTCAATAATCCAATTGTATATGTGAAAGATTGTGAGtaataaaaagtatataaaaaaataaatcaaaactcTCACTCTTTTTTCACTCAAAACCCTAGCtaatagttttattttggttatggatTTTAACTAAATCTAATAATTGTGGATTGTAAGATAGTCTTAGTGATTTATTGAATACTGATTGAGTTCTAAAACAATGAAGCAGTGAATATATTAACTCTTGACTTTAGAGAGTTAAAAAGTAATGAATACTAACTGTGGACTTAATTATGAGAATTAAGAATGAAACAAATActgattattatttttgagattattaatttattattatgtttcataggactgaGGACTACCATATACATTGTGATGTGTCGCTCATCCTGACTCCTAAGTCCTAAAGGAAACCTCTGGAATTAAAAGAATCATTACATTACAAATGTCCCCGATATTAAAGGGTTAATTACTGGTTGTAGTCCTTAAGCCAATCTGGTTTATGAGTCTCTCGTTCGATGATGTAGCCTGACTATCAACTCCTTTATGTTATTTTGAGAAAGTAGTGgttaataacaaattttatacGTCCCAGAAACTGTCaatctatatattaaatattaagattaatATTGGTACACCATACCTGGTGATATTTAGTACGAAACTCACGAATTAATCTATACATGCATATATTGATATCATTTactaaaatacatataaattaagaaatatataaagTATATGATTTGAAGGAATACTTCAATGTTTATTACAGTAAATGATATCAATTAGCAAATGCATTTGTGAGTTTCGtatgtgaatatatattattctttgCAGAAAGAAGCTTACAGCATTTCAtgcaaatattaatttgtactATAAATAACATCCCTCTTCTTATAAGACTTTTATCCAGTATAAGGGTGCATAATAAACTTAGACAAACAATATATGCATAGTCTTTTGCTAACGGATTAAAACCCAATTAATGTAACATGATTATATCAGAACTTAACATTCAACAATCTTTTCTTATATATACAGAGGAGGATCAAAGGCTACTAAAAAAACGACACAACTAAAACGAAAAGAGAATGACACGTTGCCGTTGAAGTTAATGTCGGGGACACCGCATCGGAGTAACGAGAGTCGCTGAATGGTCTCGTTGTTTAGGTTGCCGGTGGGTTGCAGTTTGAAATATTGCTGGTAGGTCTTGATGGCTGTTATTGTTTCCTCGTCAAGAGAAATGTTGAATGGCGTAGAGGATTGAAGGTAACCGAAATCAGAAAAGTACTCTTTGATGAGAGATAGGCCTTTGATTTGTTTCGGTGGTGTGTTAATTTGGATGTAATTGTAGGGGAAACTTTTGTTCGATATTGTCCATGTGATTCTCCCATATTCCTTGCTTGAACGCCTTGCCCCATTTTGCCCTTCTCACTTTGGCAGTGGAAGAAGGATGGAAACGGAAATTCGCCAAAAGGGATTGGTCGACAAGGAGAAGGAATGCATAAGGTATGGTTTCATGTTAACGGCTATTTCTTTTAGTCTCTCAGAGCTTGAGTCTACTTAGAAGAGTTGAGCAGTAATATATAAAGGAAGATGAGGGTTCCCCAAAGTCTATCTCAAATTATATCATCCAATACAAATGTGATacctaaattaaataattaattattcaactcattttaatattgagaaaaataaatctttcaacgTATTATTTTCGTTAGTCTCCGTTTGGAGTCTTATTATTAGGCATGGAAGATGCAAGTTCGAAAAATAATGAAGTGTTGTTTTAAGCCAATCAATGATGCACGTACTATTTTGTGCAAGAGTTGTTTTAAGCAATGTCAATTGCCAAACATGGTGGGTTAGGTTAAAATTTCATTTCCAGTAAAATGCACATTATACTTGTGCAATTCTTTCGCACTAGCTATTTAGCTTTTTCCCTCTTTTGTCTTTTCATTGGCCTATATATGTACTTGAACTGTATGTGGTTTGGTCACCAGCTATTGCGCATGCTTCCAGCCAATTTTCCGGTGGTGGTCGGAATGTACTTTTACTTTGAACGTGAAATTGCAAACAATAAGCGTTTAACATCATTTGCATCATTGATTGAAGTTATTCTAGCTAGAGTGCAAGCACCCTACAATAATACAATATACGCGTCAATCTCTGCGGTTTAGGGAAAGAACATGAAGAGGGGCTGGTATTTTGTTTGGTTCGCGTGCTGTTTGGTCATTGTGGcaaaatatatagaaataataaattaattaatatatgttgTTTGTAATCATGAGATCCCATACTTTGAGTGTGTCCTTGAGTTGAATAAATTCTGATCTTGGAATTTGTTGTGTAATAGGATGCATGAACAATTTGTTCTTATTATGAACTGTTAGTGAATACCATGGAGTGTTTGAAGGGATTAATTATAGGAAGAAAGCTTTTTGGTAGGAAACCATACAACTATATAGATAGATAGTTGCTATCAGCAGGAAAAGAGTTGTTATAATGGTTCTCTTATGGATGTAGGATACTGACATTAATATTGGCTTTCTTTTTGTATATGGgtttcatttaatatattttcttttggctgataaataaatacataaacgTGCCAGTATTGTTAGTTTTCCTTCCAATTACTTGTTGCTTCTTCCATGAAATTTCAATAATCAATAGTGGACACAACACattactacaagaaaaatgaccgTAGGTAAAACTAACAATGCATTGGCCATAAAGTATCAGGAGTAAATTATGTGAGAGACTTGCAACTTCCCAATAATACATTTCTTTTTGTGAGTTCAATGTTGACCTCCCAAGTCTTGGCAAAACGTCTTCTCTACTTAAGGCATACTCAAGGAGAAAGAACCAAAGGTGCAAGCAGGGGTGCAAATAGAGAAGCCCAAGAGAAAGGTCACGAAACCAGCATATCTCAAGGAAATTGGCATCATGCATACATGCACCGTATGTAGGAAAAGCACAAATCATAAGATAGCATCGTGTCTTCTAGAAGATGCGTAGGAAGTGAGATAAAGACATATTTATTGTTAGGATATTTGCTTTTAggatattttttattccatttcTGTTTTTGCTTGTCGGAACTTGTCCCCTCTATCGCAGCTATATATATGTAAGAAATGGCGCTGCGAGGGATATCAGAAAAATATAGCAAAAAAGTTCTCCCttagttctctctctctctcggttTGTCTTGGTTCCAAGACGTAACATTTTCTCAACTTTTTAATCTTATCACTTGATCGTATCATTGCATTTCCACTTATGAACCATAAAAGGCActcttgcattttcattttgtaaGTTAGAATTGAACTTAGAAGATGGCTGAGGTTATCCTTGAAATTGTGCTTCCAAAGTTGAGCTCTCTCTCATTGGGAAAGATCTGGGATACGGCGTCGTATCAAACAGGCCAACATAAGATTGAATTAGCAAGATGATATATATTAGGGATTCATTACTTCTATCGATATCGCACCTAACTAGATGTTCCTCAAACAGCATGAATAACAGTAAACCAAttgatacaatatatatatagtaaagcCTTAAGATGCATCAGTGGCGCATGATAATTGTTAGATTCTTCAACAGAATTGGTTGAGTTTTAGAtgaatttctattattttttatttttatttaaatattttagcatacagatttaaatatataattatgatataaaaatcctttttaatttcttaatataacgttgagtttttttaatctattatccCCATATTATTCTTTTTGTACATTGCGAAAGTAACATGACATTATTAAAGAATCAAagtaaaaagtttttatttgaaattattattaatgcATTTTTACCATGAATTTCAATGCATCCCAAgataattaatttctaaatcagaggaaaaattccatccttcttctttatataaagaataaattaagtTAACAAATTGCTACCATTTGGCACTACCGAAATGTATCGACCAATTTATCGAGATATTAGGATCCCTTTTAAAAATTggaacttttattataattaaagaaaaaatgtccTGGGTCATGAATGATTGCTTAATGTATAATGTTAAATCCGAGGAAAAACCATGCTTCTtctttatataagaaataaagtttTCAAAGTGCTAATTTGACCATTTGGCACTAACAAAATGCATCCCCATCGAACTTCCTGATTTCTAATTCCTAACGAACGTAAGACATGATGCTTAATTGTAGCCAAAAAAACTAAAGCAAACAACTTTGAAATTCTCGGCCTTTTAAATGACGTcgtgtgtgtgtctatatatatatatatatatatatatatatatatatatatatatatatatatatatatatattgctgaaTAAATGACGACGACGTATATGATTCCACCTAATTTAGCAAATGATAGGaatcacaaaaatattaatttatttggagtattaaattattgtaaaatggagtatactttaatttaaatatattattattattattattattattattattattattattattattattattattatagtgtTCCAAaccaattattttatatttaatgaccAGATGTGATGAAAAATAACCTGTTTTATTTGTAGGAAACGGAAAATGTGTATGACGTCCTGCATATATTTTTGTGGTGTACGTAGTTTCAagaccagttttttttttataattatttttcatgtatttaCGATTATTACAATAGTGTTtaatataggataagtattaaaaacaataatttaatttgaatacactGTTAATGTAACAAAGTTTTATGCCGTTATCACTTATCAAATGATGTACATCATTCAATGACTTTCTACCtttaatattaatgaaattaaattcacCATAAGATGAAGGATGTATGTTAATTGTAGAGGGAACAATGGAGAATAAATTTATGaaagaaattttgaataaaatggttgaaaaagaaaataaaatcagaaaAATGTGAGTTTGAGTTTGTTTGGTCTACAatacttaaacttttttttttctcgcagTTTTCCTACAATATTTACACTTTTTTCTCGCAGTTTTCCTACGATATTTACACTTATTCAACAAAGAATTTTACTAAATACTAATAATTCAATAAGATAacctaatattttttagttttcatgTTACCAACTAACCTTTCAGTagcttttcaattttgttttggaCAAATATATTGTATCATGAATTAaagaggaaattaaaattatataaattacacacacaaaattttatttatttattcaaacatcattaaaatttcatccaatttaataccccaacaacaacaaagaaaaagagacaCTTTTCCATAGATCCACTAAGCCATGCTtgtttatatatgaattttataCATGCTTGTGCTAGCCATAGTTATACCATTAAATTCTGAATTAATATGTCCTATAATTCAATGACTGTTAGTATCAGGCATTATTTGGTTGACTTAAGAATAAAGGATGGAAGGAGACGAAAGAGAGATAACAGATTTTATAAactaacaaaacattaaatCTTTCACTAGTGGAAAATTAAgatttaacaattaacattaattgatcaaaaaaattaattcaatggcCTAACtactcaatttttattttatatatatatatatatatatatatatatatatatatatatatatccttcacGGTAAGGAATCTTACTCCAATTTAATTAGTAGAATCACTATATGGATGGCATAATCCTCAATGAGTATTTTACATTGttatattcaaaaaataatttcttttaacactataaaaaatactaatattagTTGCATGGACTCTCTAATACTAGCTAaagttttattgaaaatcacttttttttgggatttcaatttatatttaatgatttttttttcaaaattctataacttcaataaattttaaccaataataaaaaaatatatcttcaaAATATGTAAGCAATATTATGTATTCTAAATTATGAGtataatacataaatattcatttattttaaacatctcATCCATCATCACCTCTCATTTTTTCTATCCCTCTCTCCTCCTACTCCCTTCAACTTTTACATCTTTTCTTCCATCGTGAAgtcaatattataattttaacattttatataCCTTATCGTCGGTCCATTCTCTATTGTAATTTACGCCTCTCAGTGCTACATACTTAAAGACGAAGAGACTATGTAAATTCTGGGGATGATAATCATGGTGCTCGATGGAGTAATTAATTTTCAGATTGTCATAACAAGATTAAGGGGCCCAGTATAAAAAGCTCCATGATGACTTGGAGAAGACAAATTACATTTTTCTGATCATTTGaggtaaattttaaatatgacttAGAAAATTTTCCAAATTCTGATGACGTCAAAAGATCACATTCCATGGCTAGCTTCTAGAACTACCGGGGCCCACGCCTCGGCAACTGCAGTCAAAGATTGGTCTAGTGGCTGCCTCATCGCTATTAATTGTTTTCTAATTTCTTCTATCGTTATGACTTATTATGccaattaatttcatatattttctttcattttcttcataattgactattgaaaattaatattttttaaaaatgcactaaacatatataaaccaattttaaaacttatgaaaagaaaaagtattcAACTAAATCTTCTAGAGACTGAACTATAAgttgaattaaataaaataactacaACAAGGTCAATAATTAAACTACACATGGCTTAGTCCGAATATTCGAGGTAAATTAcatgtgaattaaattattatttttcttctaaaatagctaggttattctaatttaaatatctattcaaattagaaagacatatttaaattaacccatttcaaaattaaaagacttttcatatttcaacttttaaaataaattaattcataaatgatattgaagaaaaaaaccaATATAATGGAGGCAACAAATTCTTCTCATCTCTTcttattcatctttattttctCCTTTCGTTTTATAATTAGAGCGTATTTTATACCCTTTACCCTTACgccaacattaattaatttgcactattctaactttttttaggaaaaaaaaaattccaaattgAACCAATACATTGGGAATCTGTCAAagtcaaacaaacaaacaacaccTCCCTGTTTTCGTTATTCAATAGTTATATAGACATATATATCAAGCAGGACACGTTAGTccttgcaacttgcaagtaatAAACTAGTACTAGTATATATTAATCccatttattttatactaacaACTACGACTAATTAATCTTACATTTCTTGTCCTCAACGAACACCACTAGGTCCTACGACGACGTTTTCAATGGTGGCTTCTTCCATGTGCTTACCATTCCGCGGGAATCATTCACACAACTCAGAACTTTTTCAACGCATCAGAATCAAACAACTTCGGTCGGCGAATACTTCTAGATTCAGAATTTCGCATCGACCATATCATCATACTATATGTATGTATCTAATAAATGTTTCCCTCACTTCTTCGCTAATTTTTAAGATTACTTCcattcattctatttttttcattaacctAATAAAACACGATGAGCACTTCTCAACAACGTTATCTCCTCTTCGCTTTCACAACGTTAATAGTTGTCTTCAGCTTCAACACTTCACCAGTCTCAGCTCGTTTATTTCCCAACGTGTCTTCCATCCCAACCTGGAACTCCTCCCACGCGCCACCGGGTGGCGCGTGGAATGCTTATCGCAACTTCACCGGATGCCGCCCGGGAAAAACATATAACGGACTTTCAAATCTGAAAAACTACTTTCAGTATTTTGGCTATATCTCGAAAGCGTTGTCGAAGTCATCCAACTTCACGGATGACTTTGACGACGCGCTCGAGGCAGCCATCAAAGCCTACCAGAAGAACTTCAACCTCAACATCACGGGCGAGCTTGACGACCCTACGATGAATCAAATCGTCAAGCCACGCTGTGGCGTGGCTGACATCATCAACGGAACCACAACAATGAACTCCGGGAAGTCAAACACCACTGATTCACCGAAGTTTCACTCGGTGGCTCATTATTCATTCTTCGACGGCCAGCCGCGGTGGCCGGAGGGAACGCAAGAACTAACCTACGCCTTCGATCCGGACAACGCTCTCGACGACGTGAGTAAGACCGTGTTTGGCAACGCGTTTAGCAGATGGTCTGAGGTGACCACAATTTCTTTCCGCGAAACGTCGTCGTACGCGGCTGCGGACATAAGAATAGGGTTTTACGGTGGGGACCACGGGGACGGTGAGCCTTTCGACGGCGTGTTGGGCACGTTGGCACACGCGTTCTCGCCGACGAACGGGAGGTTCCATCTCGACTCGGCGGAGGACTGGGTGGCCTCCGGCGACGTGACAAAGGCGTCGCTGTCGAACGCGGTGGACCTTGAATCCGTCGCGGTGCATGAGATTGGGCACTTGCTAGGGTTAGGGCACTCTTCCGTCGAAGATGCTATTATGTACCCTACGATAACCGCGAGAACAAGGAAGGTGGAGCTCAATGAAGATGATATTCTAGGGATTCAGGTTCTCTACGGTTCCAACCCTAACTTCACGGGAACTCCTGCTACGTCTTCGCGACAGAGCGACACGAGCGACGGTGGTGTTAGGCACGTGGGAGTCACGGGCGCTGTGCTTTTCACCTTCCTTTTGTTCTTCTTCGTGTTTGGATTGCACGTGTGATTTTTGGTTGGACGGGGTTTTCGGTTTATTTGGTTGTTGGGTAGTTCTATACAGATACGCACGTGTATACTTTTGTACTATGATTCGTCAGCATTAattcttcattctttttgtGTGATAGTTGATTACAGAATAATGATATACTGTTCCATAAATAATTCTACCAAAGTAAATGAATCTAACATGCTGCATTGCATTTTATATCGGAAGCTAACCTTATTCTATCACCCCCTGATCTATGAATGGTTGTGTGTTTCTACCATTAGATTTGAATTTGTGCATTTTCGAGCTTATCCTTTTGTACTAAATAACATTGTTGTTTATtaaattctcattttctttgttgttttcttctGTAGCCGGAaactaattatttctttttacatacctatctaattaaaaaaatatttcttaaaataaagaaaGCTCTCTTAGACCTCTTCAATTCAttaccataaaaattaaacgGGACCTCTTCAATTAACAACTGCTACAATATTAGTAAAGTAAGGTTGCATTAAACCTATTGGAGGTAATTAATGCTTATTGATTGATCAGACTAACATCTGTTG
This region includes:
- the LOC114379718 gene encoding metalloendoproteinase 3-MMP-like — protein: MSTSQQRYLLFAFTTLIVVFSFNTSPVSARLFPNVSSIPTWNSSHAPPGGAWNAYRNFTGCRPGKTYNGLSNLKNYFQYFGYISKALSKSSNFTDDFDDALEAAIKAYQKNFNLNITGELDDPTMNQIVKPRCGVADIINGTTTMNSGKSNTTDSPKFHSVAHYSFFDGQPRWPEGTQELTYAFDPDNALDDVSKTVFGNAFSRWSEVTTISFRETSSYAAADIRIGFYGGDHGDGEPFDGVLGTLAHAFSPTNGRFHLDSAEDWVASGDVTKASLSNAVDLESVAVHEIGHLLGLGHSSVEDAIMYPTITARTRKVELNEDDILGIQVLYGSNPNFTGTPATSSRQSDTSDGGVRHVGVTGAVLFTFLLFFFVFGLHV
- the LOC114370377 gene encoding metalloendoproteinase 1-like; this encodes MTLFNHQGLLVALSIVHFLATSFPSVSAISFPTPNHGSWDEFTTYTRGHNYKGLSNVKNYFHHLGYIPNPNAPPLDDKFDDTLVSAIKTFQKNYNLDITGKLDNNTLRQLTTPRCGVPDIINTNTTTQHTQLHIHTVSHYSFFNGAPRWPAGTRQLTYAFSPELNLNSAAKSLFARAFNRWTQVVNIAFYEIASSSYQTANIKIAFLSGDHNDGLPFDGPLGEWTHAFAPTNGWCHFDADEYWVASGDVTQSPVARAVDLESIAVHEIGHLLGLHHSSDQRAIMYAYLPPRTRKVNLAQDDINGIRHLYGL